The DNA region ACCACCGCCGAACAAGCCGGAACCCAGTTCCTCCCTGACACCTTTCTCGCCCTGCTCGACGAAGCCTGGAACCGACGCGAATCCCCATCCGTCCGCCTCCTGGGCGTCGGCGTGCGCCTCGCGGCGGAAAAGGAAACCAATCACCCATCGCAACAACTCTCACTGGAGCTCCCACCCGCATAACCCGCATAACCCGCATAACCCGCGGAAATCCTCAGAAAATCCGCACAAACCAATGGTTCCAAGATGAATCCTCGGCTAATCCTCAACTTCAGGATTGACCCATTCTTCGAATCCCGCCAACTTTTCCCAACGTGCTGCGCTGGCGTGGGATCGATGCTTCTCGCTCGTTGCACAATTTTGTAGAATTCCCCAATACCTTCCGCAGCTGGCGCGTTTCACCCGCGAAACCAGCGTCTAGAACCCCAAACCCATACCGCGTGAAAGCCTACTTTCTCTCTACCGCTCTCGTCGCCGCCGGCATCGCCACTCTGATCCCGGACGCATCCGCAGCAACCACGGACCCTGTCGGATACAACACCGTCGAATGCCTGCCTAACTCCGACACCATCGTTGGCGTCCCTCTCCGCCAGTCCGGCAGCGTCGTCGGCACCGTCGACTCCATCGGCACCCCTGCCGCTGACGCTGTGACCATCACGCTCACCTCGGCCCCAAGCACCACGGACGACGCATTCGCTTTCTCGCACTACCTCCAGTTCACCTCTGGAACACTCAGCGGCCAGTACTTCACCATCGGTGCCAACAGCGGAACCACCGTCACCATCGACCTTAATGGCGGCGACGTTTCCACCGTCGCACAAAACGATACCGTCCGAATCGTCAAATATTGGACATTGGAAGAACTCTTCCCCGCCGCTCAAGCCACAACTGCGTTCGGCGAGGCCCCTGACTACGAACCCAACGGACACGCAATCTTCGCCAGCTCATCAACGAGCCCTCGCGGCCGCATGACCCAGCTCTTCCTTCTTGGATCTGACCTCGGAGTCAACAAGTCAGCGTCACAAATCTTCTACATCGCGAATGGACAATGGCAGACAGCAACCGGGTCTCCTACTACTGGAGACACCATCCTGCTACCAGACTCCTACTTCGTCATTCGTCATCCTGCAGCAGTCACACAGAGCACGAAGTTCACCTGCACGGGCGAGGTGGAACTTGGGACATTCTCGATCCCGCTCGTGACATCGTCATCCAGCACCAACGATATCGTAGTCGCCCTCCCTCGCCCAGTTGACGTAAAACTTAGCGAACTCAATCTTTTTGAATCCGGTGCATTCACTGCAAGTGCCGGAACTTCACCACGAGGTCGCAAGGACCTTCTCATCGTCTTCGACAACTCCACAGCAGGCTTGAACAAGACTGGTAGGATCTTCTATCACGACGGCACCAACTGGCTCGAAGCCACAAACAGCAACGCCATCTCGAACGATTTCGTAATCTCCGCAGGAACCGGCTTCGTCATCCGCAAAGTAGCGTCGACCGACGGATCCGTGGAATGGCTGAACACTCCATCTTACTAAGCCCTCAACACACCCCAACCAACCACCGAGTAATGAACCTCCATAAATCAGTCGCCGCAGCAGCTGCTCTCCTGACCACAGGAACCTCGTTCGCAGCCGTGACCATCACCTACGACATCCAGGCCCTTCGCGATCAGAATGGCATCGCCCAAAACGGATTGGTCTACGCCCTGATCGCTTCGGACTCAACCAACTCCCTCGCAAGCTCCACTGATCTTGCAGGAGCGACCCTCAGCGAAGGGGAAATCATTGGCGGAAAGTTTCAAATTTTCGAAGTTGGCACCACCGCTGAGGCATTGGGCAACCCAGGGAATGCCACTGGCACCGTAGCAGGTCTCACCTTAGGCAGTGGGGACGGCGCACTGATCCAAGGCAATTCATGGGGCATCT from Sulfuriroseicoccus oceanibius includes:
- a CDS encoding TIGR02597 family protein, producing MKAYFLSTALVAAGIATLIPDASAATTDPVGYNTVECLPNSDTIVGVPLRQSGSVVGTVDSIGTPAADAVTITLTSAPSTTDDAFAFSHYLQFTSGTLSGQYFTIGANSGTTVTIDLNGGDVSTVAQNDTVRIVKYWTLEELFPAAQATTAFGEAPDYEPNGHAIFASSSTSPRGRMTQLFLLGSDLGVNKSASQIFYIANGQWQTATGSPTTGDTILLPDSYFVIRHPAAVTQSTKFTCTGEVELGTFSIPLVTSSSSTNDIVVALPRPVDVKLSELNLFESGAFTASAGTSPRGRKDLLIVFDNSTAGLNKTGRIFYHDGTNWLEATNSNAISNDFVISAGTGFVIRKVASTDGSVEWLNTPSY
- a CDS encoding PEP-CTERM sorting domain-containing protein, whose amino-acid sequence is MNLHKSVAAAAALLTTGTSFAAVTITYDIQALRDQNGIAQNGLVYALIASDSTNSLASSTDLAGATLSEGEIIGGKFQIFEVGTTAEALGNPGNATGTVAGLTLGSGDGALIQGNSWGIYWFEGLSQGGQILNGTRYGMFTSTALDPSSGGEIGTIFPTDGTLNANVFYFDTDNFGGVSPSDFTASLTVNAVPEPSTALLAFAGLAIPVMRRRRRD